One Synechococcus sp. JA-2-3B'a(2-13) genomic window carries:
- the psb27 gene encoding photosystem II protein Psb27 has protein sequence MLKTFFLRLVSLLLSVALLLGSASSVAQAARLTGKYYEDSMTLIQTLRTVLSEGDPLMNPEEARAEAMQAIQEFSGRYHGHRYDKLQSFTTLRTVFNTLASQYRTSNRPLNPEKVERVLMQLDRAELALRREG, from the coding sequence ATGCTCAAAACTTTTTTTCTGCGTCTTGTCAGCCTGCTCCTATCTGTAGCCCTTTTGCTGGGCTCAGCGAGCTCAGTTGCTCAGGCTGCCCGTCTCACCGGCAAGTATTACGAAGACAGCATGACCCTGATCCAAACCCTACGCACCGTCCTTTCAGAAGGGGATCCCCTGATGAACCCGGAAGAGGCGCGAGCGGAAGCCATGCAAGCCATCCAGGAGTTTTCTGGGCGCTACCACGGCCATCGCTACGATAAGCTGCAGTCTTTTACCACTTTGCGCACGGTGTTTAACACGCTGGCCTCCCAGTACCGCACTTCCAACCGGCCTCTCAACCCCGAAAAGGTGGAGCGGGTGCTAATGCAACTGGATCGGGCCGAATTGGCCCTGCGCCGAGAAGGTTGA
- a CDS encoding HNH endonuclease: MTAATHLLEQSIVVFSQNYLPISRVNIKRAIVLLLTGKAEPLSMMNVPVWKVRSPSQVIEVPEHIRLTIKGKERAWRVPPVNRREVLRRDHHTCQYCGTTHNLTLDHVVPLSKGGSHSWDNVVTACERCNQRKGNRTPEEANMPLRSKPRAPLHPTVAFAEQFWREHQSRQE, from the coding sequence ATGACTGCCGCTACCCACCTTCTGGAACAGTCGATCGTTGTCTTTTCCCAAAACTATTTGCCCATCAGCCGGGTCAATATCAAGCGGGCAATCGTGCTGCTGCTAACAGGCAAAGCCGAACCGCTCTCGATGATGAATGTGCCGGTGTGGAAGGTGCGCTCCCCCAGCCAGGTCATTGAAGTGCCCGAACATATTCGCCTGACCATCAAGGGCAAAGAGCGCGCTTGGCGCGTGCCCCCTGTGAATCGGCGGGAGGTTTTGCGGCGGGATCACCACACCTGCCAGTATTGTGGCACCACCCACAATTTGACCTTGGATCATGTCGTGCCCCTCTCCAAAGGGGGATCCCACAGTTGGGACAATGTGGTGACGGCTTGCGAACGCTGCAATCAACGCAAGGGCAACCGCACCCCTGAAGAAGCCAACATGCCCCTGCGCAGCAAACCCCGTGCCCCTCTCCACCCGACGGTGGCTTTTGCGGAGCAGTTCTGGCGCGAACACCAAAGTCGGCAAGAGTGA
- the prmC gene encoding peptide chain release factor N(5)-glutamine methyltransferase, translating to MGSPSALVKRLTEWRAQALRAAKAAGIPAEEVDILLKERLGWGPLERLMGRAPAGEGDPLEEVQALWRQRVEERIPLQYLLGKVEWAGLSLRVTPAVLIPRPETELLVEQASLWLQANPLPPGSCFADLGTGSGAIAIALAHQHPQLRLLAVDSSPEALAVAADNVVAHHLQERVNLLLGSWFVPLDPWRGRLRGLVSNPPYIPSADLASLMPEVRLHEPRQALDGGEDGLAHLRLLIQAAPDYLAPNSFWAVEVMRGQAPWVAEQLQARSCYRQIQVHRDLAGVERVVSAHFVG from the coding sequence ATGGGATCCCCGTCTGCTCTGGTGAAGCGGTTAACAGAGTGGCGTGCCCAAGCCCTGAGGGCGGCAAAAGCGGCTGGGATCCCTGCCGAGGAAGTGGACATTTTGCTCAAAGAACGGCTGGGGTGGGGGCCGTTGGAGCGGCTGATGGGTCGCGCTCCGGCTGGGGAGGGGGATCCCCTGGAGGAGGTGCAGGCCCTTTGGCGGCAAAGGGTGGAAGAGCGCATCCCCCTACAGTACCTGTTGGGCAAAGTTGAGTGGGCGGGCTTGAGCTTGCGGGTGACGCCGGCGGTGCTGATCCCGCGCCCGGAGACCGAGCTGCTGGTGGAGCAGGCTTCCCTTTGGCTACAGGCCAATCCTCTGCCGCCGGGATCCTGTTTTGCCGACCTGGGTACAGGCAGCGGAGCGATTGCCATTGCGTTGGCCCATCAGCACCCCCAGTTGCGGCTTCTGGCCGTGGATTCTAGCCCAGAGGCATTGGCTGTTGCGGCAGACAATGTGGTAGCCCACCATCTGCAGGAGCGGGTGAACTTGCTGCTGGGATCCTGGTTTGTACCTTTGGATCCCTGGCGAGGACGGCTGCGCGGCCTGGTTTCCAACCCTCCCTACATTCCCTCTGCCGACCTGGCCTCGCTCATGCCAGAGGTGCGACTGCACGAGCCGCGACAGGCTCTGGATGGCGGAGAAGATGGCCTAGCCCACTTGCGACTGTTGATTCAAGCAGCACCGGATTACCTGGCCCCGAACTCCTTTTGGGCGGTGGAAGTGATGCGAGGCCAAGCCCCTTGGGTGGCGGAGCAGTTGCAAGCTAGAAGCTGCTATCGGCAGATCCAAGTTCACCGAGATCTGGCCGGGGTTGAACGGGTGGTCAGCGCCCACTTCGTCGGATAG
- a CDS encoding NnrU family protein, with the protein MLFTPFSDFLQKLGQYGSHWTVLALILGFACAHSGLAYLRPWGESRLGSRLYRIFFALVSLSLAPLLLIYFFNHRYDGVILWDLQAVPGIRTTVALLSALSFFFLYPATFNLLEIAAIRKPEIHLFETGIIRITRHPQMVGQVIWCVAHTLWIGSSFMVVTSLGLIAYHLFAVWHGDHRLERKYGQAFRDLKARTSVIPGLAILQKRQQLRPQEFFRWAYLGVFSFVLILYAFHPQMVSAASRVAW; encoded by the coding sequence ATGCTGTTCACCCCCTTCAGCGACTTTCTGCAGAAGCTGGGCCAGTACGGATCCCATTGGACAGTGCTGGCCCTAATCTTGGGATTTGCCTGTGCTCACAGCGGACTGGCCTACTTGCGACCCTGGGGGGAAAGCCGGCTGGGATCCCGTCTGTACCGCATCTTCTTTGCTCTGGTGAGCCTCAGTTTGGCACCGCTGTTGCTCATCTATTTTTTCAACCACCGCTACGACGGGGTGATTCTCTGGGATCTCCAAGCCGTCCCGGGCATTCGCACCACCGTTGCTCTTTTGTCTGCCCTCTCTTTTTTCTTTTTGTATCCGGCCACCTTCAACTTGCTGGAGATCGCCGCCATTCGCAAGCCGGAGATCCACCTGTTTGAAACCGGGATCATCCGTATCACCCGTCATCCCCAAATGGTGGGCCAGGTGATCTGGTGTGTAGCCCATACCCTTTGGATTGGCTCCAGCTTTATGGTGGTGACCTCGCTTGGGCTCATTGCCTACCACCTGTTTGCGGTTTGGCACGGGGATCACCGCCTGGAGCGGAAATACGGGCAGGCCTTCCGCGATCTCAAGGCGCGCACCTCCGTGATCCCCGGCTTGGCCATTCTGCAGAAGCGACAGCAACTGCGCCCCCAAGAGTTTTTTCGCTGGGCCTATCTGGGGGTATTCAGCTTTGTATTGATTCTTTATGCTTTCCATCCCCAAATGGTTTCTGCAGCCAGCCGAGTTGCCTGGTAG
- the pip gene encoding prolyl aminopeptidase yields the protein MSRDLYPPIEPYDQGFLAVSSLHTLYYEQCGNPAGKPVVFLHGGPGGGIDPIYRQYFDPSRWRVVLFDQRGCGKSRPYAELRENTTWDLVADIEKLRQHLGIDRWFVFGGSWGSALALAYGQTHPQSCLGFVLRGIFLLRPFELRWFYQSGASYFFPDAWEHYLEPIPPEERDDLLAAYHRRLNDPDPQVRLRAARAWSVWEASTSKLIPSPELIERFGRGEFAEAFARIECHYFVHGGFLDPEDQLLRGVGRLRHLPAVIVQGRYDVVCPPISAWELHQAWPEAEFRMIPDAGHSITEPGIRTALLEATDRFAGL from the coding sequence ATGTCGCGCGATCTCTATCCCCCCATCGAGCCCTACGATCAAGGCTTTCTGGCGGTTTCCTCCCTCCACACCCTGTACTACGAGCAGTGCGGCAACCCGGCAGGCAAGCCGGTGGTGTTTTTGCACGGGGGGCCTGGAGGCGGGATCGATCCCATCTACCGGCAGTATTTCGATCCCAGCCGCTGGCGGGTGGTGCTGTTCGATCAGCGGGGCTGCGGGAAAAGTCGCCCCTATGCCGAGCTGCGGGAGAACACCACCTGGGATCTGGTGGCGGATATCGAGAAGTTGCGCCAGCATCTGGGCATTGATCGCTGGTTTGTGTTCGGGGGCAGCTGGGGCAGTGCCCTTGCCCTGGCCTATGGGCAAACCCACCCCCAATCCTGCCTAGGGTTTGTCTTGCGGGGCATTTTTCTCTTGCGCCCTTTTGAGCTCCGCTGGTTTTACCAGTCGGGGGCCAGCTACTTTTTCCCCGATGCTTGGGAACATTACCTGGAGCCGATCCCTCCCGAAGAGCGGGATGACCTGCTGGCAGCCTACCACCGCCGCCTAAACGACCCAGATCCCCAGGTACGGCTGAGGGCAGCTCGCGCCTGGTCCGTCTGGGAGGCCAGCACCAGCAAGTTGATCCCCAGCCCAGAGCTCATCGAGCGCTTTGGTCGAGGAGAGTTTGCCGAGGCCTTTGCCCGCATTGAGTGCCATTACTTTGTCCACGGCGGTTTTTTGGATCCGGAGGATCAGCTCCTCAGGGGGGTGGGGCGGCTGCGCCATCTGCCGGCGGTGATCGTCCAGGGACGTTACGACGTGGTGTGCCCTCCCATTTCTGCCTGGGAACTGCATCAGGCTTGGCCAGAAGCAGAGTTTCGGATGATCCCCGATGCCGGACATTCCATCACTGAACCCGGAATCCGCACCGCCCTCCTGGAAGCCACCGATCGCTTTGCCGGTTTGTGA
- a CDS encoding sensor histidine kinase: protein MGSPVLRQEHFLREPSPTAKPDPPLQQAASADKQEAVDWQFAFERSEVMRAFQQELLVSIGHELRNPLSSQMGSLQLVLSDLCDSPEEEREYLQSAKEAVERLIKLLEEYTRLARHDLPIQPLRPEPTRLRPLLQDVYSLTRLQAQDQGIRYEWPVLQPAPASEVPLLPDSLTVWADPHGLVQALLGVCRWGIRTLRYGSMALHPYPTAEEEGRLCLGWNLEGRCHVPIQTEGCAVWRVSERLLREMGGQLELCESGPYRVGIKVTLRLAH from the coding sequence ATGGGATCCCCTGTCCTTCGCCAGGAGCACTTCTTGAGGGAGCCTTCGCCTACAGCCAAACCCGACCCACCCTTACAGCAGGCTGCCTCTGCCGACAAGCAAGAGGCTGTGGATTGGCAATTTGCTTTTGAACGCTCTGAGGTGATGCGGGCCTTTCAACAAGAGTTGCTCGTCAGCATCGGCCATGAGCTGCGCAATCCCCTCAGCAGCCAGATGGGATCCCTGCAGTTGGTGCTGTCAGATCTGTGTGATTCCCCCGAAGAGGAGCGGGAATACCTTCAAAGTGCCAAAGAGGCGGTAGAGCGCCTGATCAAGCTGCTTGAGGAATACACCCGCCTGGCTCGCCATGACCTGCCCATCCAACCTCTGCGACCGGAACCGACCCGACTACGCCCCCTCCTGCAGGATGTGTACAGCCTAACTCGCCTACAGGCCCAGGATCAGGGCATTCGCTACGAATGGCCGGTTCTACAACCAGCCCCAGCCTCTGAGGTGCCCCTTCTCCCCGACAGCCTCACCGTTTGGGCGGATCCCCACGGCTTGGTGCAGGCGCTGCTGGGAGTGTGTCGCTGGGGCATCCGCACCCTACGCTACGGTTCGATGGCTTTGCACCCCTATCCCACCGCAGAAGAAGAGGGGCGACTGTGCCTGGGGTGGAACCTTGAGGGGCGATGCCATGTGCCCATTCAAACAGAGGGCTGTGCTGTCTGGCGGGTAAGCGAGCGGCTCCTGAGAGAAATGGGAGGCCAGCTGGAACTCTGCGAAAGCGGCCCCTACCGAGTTGGCATCAAGGTGACCCTGCGCCTCGCCCATTGA
- a CDS encoding PDZ domain-containing protein — protein sequence MQKPTHLFKLALALPISFLLADAVVAYPCDSVGGEAYNHHGSTVQVSSDANSFGVQWSPASYAVGNGFIGVAIETVNGEQAQSAISRRLFGPALRVQGVQVVGLLQDGPAQRAGLAQGDILIGVDGQRVTSVQHVQQIIQNTPVGQSVPITFRRGEQVLSTVVVVGDGRVLRPLMLQQQ from the coding sequence ATGCAGAAACCAACCCATCTGTTCAAGCTTGCCCTAGCCCTGCCCATCTCCTTCTTGCTGGCAGATGCAGTTGTGGCCTACCCCTGCGACTCGGTTGGGGGTGAAGCTTACAACCACCACGGCTCCACGGTTCAGGTCAGCAGCGACGCCAACAGCTTCGGGGTTCAGTGGTCGCCTGCCTCCTATGCTGTCGGCAACGGCTTCATTGGAGTTGCCATTGAAACGGTGAACGGCGAGCAAGCCCAGAGCGCCATCAGCCGTCGTCTGTTCGGCCCCGCACTTCGAGTTCAGGGGGTGCAGGTGGTCGGCTTGCTCCAGGATGGTCCTGCTCAACGAGCCGGTCTGGCCCAGGGCGATATTTTGATTGGAGTGGATGGGCAGCGGGTCACCTCCGTGCAACATGTGCAGCAGATCATCCAAAATACCCCGGTAGGCCAATCGGTGCCGATTACCTTCCGCCGTGGTGAGCAGGTGCTGTCAACGGTGGTTGTGGTGGGGGATGGCCGGGTGTTGCGCCCCTTGATGCTGCAGCAGCAGTGA
- a CDS encoding YHS domain-containing (seleno)protein, translated as MVGAVASHPAWLLSLPAQGQVVGAVEEGSPGPFFATDGLALRGYDPVAYFIDGKPVKGSPAYEWEWGGVTWRFASADNRERFRNNPERFAPQYGGFCAWAVAHNYLYPVDPFAWKIVDDKLYLNANQRVQRNWERDIPGLIKRADANWPALRSR; from the coding sequence ATGGTTGGGGCTGTTGCTTCTCACCCAGCTTGGCTCCTGTCTCTCCCAGCCCAAGGACAGGTTGTTGGGGCTGTCGAGGAGGGATCCCCGGGCCCCTTTTTTGCAACGGATGGCCTGGCCCTGCGGGGCTATGACCCGGTGGCCTATTTCATCGACGGCAAGCCGGTCAAGGGATCCCCAGCGTATGAATGGGAGTGGGGAGGGGTAACCTGGAGGTTTGCCAGCGCCGACAATCGAGAGCGGTTTCGCAACAACCCAGAGCGCTTTGCCCCCCAGTACGGCGGGTTTTGTGCCTGGGCCGTGGCCCACAACTACCTTTACCCGGTGGATCCCTTTGCCTGGAAAATTGTTGATGACAAGCTATACCTGAACGCCAACCAGCGGGTACAGCGTAACTGGGAGCGCGACATCCCCGGCTTGATCAAGAGGGCAGATGCCAACTGGCCAGCTTTGAGAAGCCGATAG
- a CDS encoding thioredoxin family protein codes for MALQVALDAFNQELLTSDGLVLVDFGAPWCGLCRFIQPITDRLVAEWGGAVKVLRVNVDDNFWLPRRYRVRSLPTLILFEKGQEVQRLEHFASRDEVLRRCEQLFLDHLRYLGSGACSSSFEPQAPPPGV; via the coding sequence ATGGCCTTGCAAGTTGCTTTAGATGCTTTTAATCAAGAACTTTTGACAAGTGACGGGTTGGTTTTGGTGGATTTCGGCGCCCCTTGGTGTGGCCTGTGTCGCTTCATTCAGCCGATTACCGACCGTCTCGTAGCCGAGTGGGGAGGAGCGGTCAAAGTACTGCGGGTGAATGTAGACGACAATTTTTGGCTGCCGCGCCGCTATCGGGTGCGCTCTTTGCCAACCCTAATTTTGTTTGAGAAAGGTCAAGAAGTGCAAAGGCTGGAGCACTTCGCCAGCCGCGATGAGGTGCTTCGCCGCTGCGAGCAGTTGTTTCTTGACCACCTGCGCTACCTGGGTTCGGGAGCCTGCTCATCCTCGTTTGAGCCCCAAGCCCCGCCGCCCGGCGTGTAG
- a CDS encoding Tic22 family protein has product MRMTRCNVVSPVRSLCRCAAQVGGVAGILIGTAWGGLAVTPVWAQENALLAQAAAGPMSRQEVAERLNLVPVFAIVSQNGTPVVANVERDGRTIQVVSFWLDQAQAQQVLEQVKASNPEIASQARVVPLSLGYAYEKSEEERAKNSDLYFEVVPRASDVEAAKQVLKETGQDVPAEAIGVPLFYGRSGEGLLTIEQDGHEVVPFFFDRNDLRRALDRAAAQNPDVVGKTQIEVTSLAIVVERMLAPDAQADVQKIAFIPSRSALEYIQSLARPANPSASPQPQR; this is encoded by the coding sequence ATGAGAATGACGCGTTGTAATGTAGTATCGCCTGTGCGCTCCCTCTGCCGCTGTGCAGCTCAGGTGGGCGGCGTAGCCGGGATCCTGATCGGAACAGCTTGGGGGGGTTTGGCTGTGACTCCTGTTTGGGCTCAGGAGAATGCCCTACTGGCTCAGGCAGCCGCAGGCCCCATGAGCCGGCAAGAGGTGGCGGAGCGGCTAAATCTGGTGCCTGTTTTTGCCATTGTGTCTCAGAACGGCACCCCCGTTGTCGCCAATGTGGAGCGAGATGGCCGCACCATCCAAGTGGTTTCCTTCTGGCTGGATCAGGCCCAGGCCCAGCAAGTGTTGGAGCAGGTGAAAGCCAGCAACCCCGAGATAGCCAGTCAAGCCCGGGTGGTGCCTCTCTCGCTGGGGTATGCCTACGAAAAATCGGAAGAGGAGCGCGCCAAGAATAGTGACCTGTATTTTGAGGTGGTGCCTCGGGCTTCTGATGTGGAAGCAGCCAAGCAGGTGCTGAAGGAAACCGGTCAAGATGTGCCTGCAGAAGCGATTGGTGTGCCTCTGTTCTATGGCCGCTCCGGAGAGGGGCTGCTGACCATCGAGCAGGATGGCCATGAGGTGGTGCCCTTCTTCTTCGACCGCAACGATTTGCGGAGGGCTTTGGATCGAGCGGCAGCGCAGAACCCGGATGTAGTTGGAAAGACCCAGATTGAAGTGACCTCGCTGGCCATTGTGGTGGAGCGCATGTTGGCTCCCGACGCACAGGCCGATGTGCAGAAGATCGCTTTTATCCCCTCTCGCTCGGCGCTGGAGTATATCCAATCCCTGGCCCGGCCTGCCAATCCTTCTGCAAGTCCCCAGCCTCAGCGTTAA
- a CDS encoding glycoside hydrolase, whose product MTYPLHVALVWHQHQPLYKSPVAGKYRMPWVRLHGIKDYLDLVLLLERYPRLHQTINLVPSLILQIEEYVAGSAFDPYLELTLSPVEKLGPDQLRFVVERFFDSHYPTMIEPYPRYRQLYNQRESQGVNWCLQYWTPQDFGDLLAWHNLSWFDPLFQEDPEIEGWIKMGSGFTLADRQRIYAKQQQILGAILPQHAKLQSNGQLELTTSPYTHPILPLLVSERSARVARPGLPLPRYPFHWEQDVHSQLERAKQIYRERFGREPRGLWPSEQSVSPAIVPIVQKQGFEWIISDEGVLGWSLGQPFHRDGQGHILEPEKLYRPYRLETERGDLAIVFRDHRLSDLIGFSYSAMPADAAAKDLIGHLESIRNRLPQEQPWLVTIALDGENCWEYYPQDGRPFLENLYTRLSQHSSLRLVTVSEFLDQFPPTEFLPAEQLHSGSWIEADFTTWIGDPVKNRAWELLAQARQVIQDHPRANPQAWEALWAAEGSDWFWWFGAGHSSAHDAVFDQLFREHLQALYTALGEAVPTVLQFPLEDHDGLGDRLPQGFIHPAINGRPAEREWSQAGRVEIGAARGTMHRNSIVRRLWYGFDHFNLYLRLDFNSVVQRPRQLLVLWFYPNRVTVNSPIPLQGLPAEAPLNYHYRHLLRLSLPPPGTGQHPAEVQAQLLQAGEYHTWHAIGHQVKAVVDACLEVAIPWSNLGAQPGQELQFVILAADGETFQEGIPPKATIALRRP is encoded by the coding sequence ATGACCTACCCGCTGCACGTCGCCCTGGTTTGGCACCAACACCAACCCCTCTACAAAAGTCCGGTGGCGGGTAAATATCGCATGCCTTGGGTGCGCCTACACGGGATCAAAGATTACCTGGACTTGGTCTTGCTGCTGGAGCGCTATCCCCGCTTGCACCAAACGATTAACCTGGTGCCCTCCCTGATTCTACAGATCGAAGAGTATGTGGCCGGCTCGGCTTTTGATCCTTACCTGGAACTGACCCTATCCCCTGTCGAAAAGCTCGGCCCCGATCAACTGCGCTTTGTGGTCGAGCGTTTTTTCGACAGCCACTACCCCACCATGATCGAGCCCTACCCCCGTTACCGGCAGCTCTACAACCAACGGGAATCTCAGGGGGTGAACTGGTGTCTGCAGTACTGGACTCCGCAGGACTTCGGGGATCTGCTGGCCTGGCACAACCTGTCTTGGTTTGATCCTCTCTTTCAGGAGGATCCTGAGATTGAGGGCTGGATCAAAATGGGATCCGGTTTTACCCTGGCGGATCGGCAGCGGATCTACGCCAAGCAACAACAGATCCTCGGCGCCATCTTGCCCCAGCACGCCAAACTGCAGAGCAACGGCCAACTGGAGCTGACCACCAGCCCCTATACCCACCCCATCTTGCCCCTGTTGGTGAGCGAGCGCTCGGCACGGGTGGCTCGGCCAGGGTTGCCTTTGCCTCGCTACCCCTTTCACTGGGAGCAGGATGTCCACAGCCAACTGGAGCGGGCTAAGCAGATCTATCGGGAGCGCTTTGGCCGCGAGCCGCGGGGCCTGTGGCCTTCCGAGCAATCCGTAAGCCCTGCCATTGTGCCGATTGTGCAAAAACAGGGCTTTGAGTGGATCATCTCCGACGAAGGGGTTTTGGGGTGGAGCCTGGGTCAACCGTTTCACCGCGATGGGCAGGGCCACATTCTGGAGCCGGAGAAGCTCTACCGCCCCTACCGCCTGGAAACCGAGCGGGGGGATCTGGCCATCGTCTTTCGGGATCACCGCCTTTCGGATTTGATCGGCTTCAGCTACAGCGCCATGCCCGCCGATGCTGCCGCCAAAGATCTCATCGGCCATCTGGAGAGCATCCGCAACCGCCTGCCCCAGGAGCAGCCCTGGCTGGTGACCATCGCTCTGGATGGGGAAAACTGCTGGGAGTACTACCCCCAAGATGGCCGGCCCTTCTTGGAAAACCTTTACACCCGCCTCAGCCAGCACTCCTCCCTGCGGCTGGTGACCGTTTCGGAGTTTCTGGATCAGTTTCCGCCCACCGAGTTTTTGCCGGCAGAGCAACTTCACAGCGGCTCCTGGATCGAGGCAGATTTCACCACCTGGATTGGGGATCCCGTCAAAAACCGCGCTTGGGAGCTCTTGGCTCAGGCCCGCCAGGTGATTCAGGATCATCCCCGCGCCAATCCCCAAGCCTGGGAAGCCCTCTGGGCCGCCGAGGGATCCGATTGGTTCTGGTGGTTTGGGGCAGGCCACTCCTCCGCCCATGATGCCGTTTTCGACCAGTTGTTTCGGGAGCACCTGCAGGCGCTCTACACTGCTTTGGGAGAGGCGGTGCCGACCGTGCTGCAATTTCCCCTGGAGGATCATGACGGCCTAGGGGATCGCCTGCCGCAGGGGTTTATCCACCCGGCCATCAACGGTCGTCCGGCAGAACGGGAGTGGAGCCAAGCGGGGCGGGTGGAGATTGGAGCGGCCCGAGGCACCATGCACCGCAACAGCATTGTTCGTCGCCTCTGGTACGGGTTCGATCACTTCAACCTCTACCTGCGGCTGGATTTTAACTCGGTGGTGCAGCGGCCCAGGCAATTGCTGGTGCTGTGGTTCTACCCCAACCGTGTCACCGTCAACAGCCCCATTCCCCTGCAGGGGTTGCCGGCAGAAGCTCCTCTCAACTACCACTACCGCCACCTGCTGCGGTTGTCGCTGCCGCCTCCCGGCACCGGCCAGCATCCGGCAGAGGTGCAAGCCCAGCTCTTGCAGGCAGGGGAGTACCACACCTGGCACGCCATCGGCCATCAAGTGAAGGCGGTGGTGGATGCCTGTTTGGAGGTGGCCATCCCCTGGAGCAATTTGGGCGCCCAGCCGGGTCAGGAGCTGCAATTTGTCATCCTGGCCGCGGATGGCGAGACCTTTCAGGAAGGGATCCCGCCCAAGGCCACCATTGCCCTGCGCAGACCCTGA
- a CDS encoding hydantoinase B/oxoprolinase family protein gives MDSNRPVSNPIRLQVMANALAGIAEEMGARLIRGSYSANIKERRDCSTALFDAQGACIAQAAHIPVHLGALSEAVRAVVAADPCPGDVFLLNDPYQGGSHLPDVTVVAAIPGWRDPDRICAYAVNRAHHADIGGMRPGSMPADSTELWQEGLVIPPVRLAGLSLEGELYWQEDLLRLILANVRNAEQRRGDLQAQVGASAVGMSRFRELLARFGEEEAWQLIAGVIEYSRRRMRAQIQALPDGIYTAEDWLEGYGDPPAPLEIRVQVEVEGEKLRVDFTGTAPAMAGNLNAPLAVTRSAVLFALRCLLDPTAPSNVGLEDPIEIVAPPGCLVNAQFPAAVVAGNVETSQRIADVVFKALAPVAGLRSIAQGQGTMNNCVLGNRHFTYYETLGGGQGASRQRPGLDGVHVGMSNTLNTPIEALELEYPLRVLRYELRQDSGGHGQQRGGWGLIRSIQTLQDCTLSLLTERRHYAPQGEQGGGPGQVGINLLNGDPLPGKISRSLKAGDVITLYTPGGGAWGSNEDEQAPEPR, from the coding sequence ATGGATAGCAACCGTCCTGTCTCCAACCCCATCCGGTTGCAGGTCATGGCCAACGCTCTGGCGGGGATTGCCGAAGAGATGGGGGCGCGCCTCATCCGCGGTTCATACTCGGCCAACATCAAGGAACGGCGGGATTGCTCCACAGCTCTGTTTGACGCGCAAGGGGCCTGTATTGCCCAGGCAGCCCACATCCCGGTACATCTGGGAGCCCTCTCGGAGGCGGTGCGGGCGGTGGTGGCAGCCGACCCCTGCCCCGGAGATGTGTTTCTCCTCAACGATCCCTACCAGGGGGGATCCCATCTGCCGGACGTTACGGTGGTCGCGGCCATTCCCGGCTGGAGGGATCCCGACCGGATTTGCGCCTATGCTGTGAACCGTGCTCATCACGCTGATATTGGAGGGATGCGCCCTGGCTCCATGCCCGCCGACTCCACAGAACTTTGGCAAGAGGGGCTGGTGATCCCGCCGGTACGGCTGGCTGGGCTCTCTCTAGAAGGAGAGTTGTACTGGCAGGAGGATCTGCTGCGCCTAATCCTGGCCAATGTGCGCAATGCCGAGCAGCGGCGGGGGGATCTGCAGGCCCAGGTGGGGGCCAGCGCAGTGGGGATGAGCCGGTTTCGGGAGTTGCTGGCCCGCTTTGGAGAAGAGGAAGCTTGGCAGTTGATCGCAGGGGTCATCGAGTACAGCCGCCGGCGGATGCGGGCGCAAATTCAGGCTCTGCCCGATGGGATCTACACGGCTGAGGATTGGTTGGAGGGCTACGGGGATCCGCCCGCGCCCCTTGAGATTCGGGTGCAGGTGGAAGTAGAGGGCGAGAAGCTGCGGGTGGACTTCACCGGCACTGCTCCGGCCATGGCGGGAAACCTGAACGCGCCCCTGGCCGTCACCCGCTCGGCGGTGTTGTTTGCCCTGCGCTGTCTGTTGGATCCCACGGCCCCCAGCAATGTCGGCTTGGAGGATCCCATCGAGATCGTGGCGCCGCCCGGCTGCTTGGTGAATGCCCAGTTTCCGGCAGCAGTGGTGGCGGGCAATGTGGAAACCTCGCAGCGCATTGCCGATGTGGTGTTCAAAGCTCTGGCTCCCGTGGCCGGATTGCGGAGCATCGCTCAGGGGCAGGGCACCATGAACAACTGTGTGCTGGGCAACCGCCACTTCACCTACTACGAAACCCTGGGAGGTGGTCAGGGGGCCAGCCGGCAACGACCGGGTTTGGACGGAGTGCATGTGGGCATGAGCAATACCCTCAACACCCCCATCGAGGCTCTGGAGCTGGAGTATCCCCTGCGGGTACTGCGCTACGAGCTACGCCAGGATTCCGGCGGCCATGGCCAACAGCGGGGCGGCTGGGGGCTAATCCGCTCCATCCAGACTTTGCAGGATTGCACCCTCTCCCTGCTCACCGAGCGGCGCCATTATGCCCCCCAAGGAGAACAGGGGGGTGGGCCAGGCCAGGTGGGGATCAACCTCCTCAACGGGGATCCCCTACCCGGCAAAATCAGCCGCTCCCTAAAAGCCGGCGACGTGATCACCCTCTACACGCCGGGCGGCGGGGCTTGGGGCTCAAACGAGGATGAGCAGGCTCCCGAACCCAGGTAG